The proteins below are encoded in one region of Saccopteryx leptura isolate mSacLep1 chromosome 1, mSacLep1_pri_phased_curated, whole genome shotgun sequence:
- the CBLIF gene encoding cobalamin binding intrinsic factor, translating into MAWFTLYLLLLLWAVAGASTQTQSSCSVPPAQQPLVNSIQVFMENSVTSSAFPNPSVLIAMNLAGALNTEAQKLLTYQLMASDTDALTIGQLALTIMALTSSCRDPGNKVTILQGRMKNWAPSGPNAEASSFYGPSLAILALCLENPESTLPLAARFAKTVQANSSPFNIDTGAMVTLALTCMYNKIPVGSEEGYRTLFSGVLKNTVENISMRIKENGLIGDIYSTGLAMQALSVTPQQPNKEWNCEKTMYAILNEIKQGKFHNPMSIAQILPSLEGKTYLDVPHVSCSPDHEVQPTLPNYPSPVPTAASNITVIYTINNQLRGVDLLFNVTIDVSVKSGSVLLVVLEEAQRKNPTFKFETTMTSWGPVVSSINNIAENVNHKTYWQFLSDKTPLNEGVADYVPFNSEHITANFTQY; encoded by the exons ATGGCCTGGTTTACCCTTTACCTTCTGCTTCTTCTCTGGGCCGTGGCTGGGGCCAGCACCCAGACCCAAAGCTCGTGCT CTGTTCCCCCGGCACAGCAGCCCTTGGTTAACAGTATACAAGTGTTTATGGAGAACTCCGTGACCAGCTCAGCCTTCCCCAATCCCAGTGTCCTCATTGCCATGAACCTGGCCGGAGCCCTCAACACGGAGGCCCAGAAGCTCCTGACTTACCAGCTCATGGCCAGCGACACAGACG CTCTGACCATTGGTCAGCTTGCACTCACCATTATGGCCCTCACCTCCTCCTGCCGGGACCCTGGGAATAAAGTAACAATCCTACAGGGACGAATGAAGAACTGGGCGCCTTCAG GCCCCAACGCGGAGGCGTCAAGCTTCTATGGGCCCAGTCTGGCGATCTTGGCATTGTGCTTGGAGAACCCAGAGTCGACCTTACCATTAGCAGCTCGTTTTGCCAAGACTGTGCAGGCCAACTCCTCTCCCTTCAATATAG ACACGGGAGCAATGGTGACTTTGGCTCTGACCTGTATGTACAACAAGATCCCTGTGGGCTCAGAGGAAGGTTACAGAACCCTGTTTAGTGGGGTACTGAAGAATACTGTGGAGAATATCAGCATGAGAATCAAAGAGAATGGCCTCATCGGGGACATCTACAGCACTGGCCTTGCCATGCAG gctCTTTCCGTGACACCTCAGCAACCCAACAAGGAGTGGAACTGCGAGAAGACTATGTATGCAATACTTAACGAGATTAAGCAGGGGAAATTCCACAACCCCATGTCCATTGCCCAAATCCTCCCTTCCCTGGAAGGCAAGACATACCTAGACGTGCCCCACGTGTCTTGCAGCCCTG ATCATGAGGTGCAACCAACTCTGCCAAACTATCCTAGTCCTGTCCCCACCGCAGCATCCAACATCACTGTCATATATACCATCAATAACCAGCTGAGGGGGGTGGATCTGCTCTTCAATGTAACCATCGATGTGAGTGTGAAAAGTGGATCCGTGCTACTTGTGGTCCTAGAAGAAGCACAACGCAAAAACCCCACATTCAA ATTTGAAACCACAATGACATCTTGGGGCCCTGTCGTCTCTTCTATCAACAACATCGCTGAAAATGTAAATCACAAGACATATTGGCAGTTTCTTAGTGACAAGACACCTTTGAATGAAG GAGTTGCTGACTATGTACCTTTCAACAGTGAGCACATCACAGCCAATTTCACCCAGTACTAA
- the MRPL16 gene encoding large ribosomal subunit protein uL16m, translating to MWRLLARAGAPLLRVPLSGSWAAPPASAALKTLLPVPTFEDVTIPEKPKLRFVERVPLVPKVRREPKNLRDIRGPSAEATEFTEGSFAILALGGGYLHWGHFEMMRLTINRSLDPKNMFALWRVPAPFKPITRKGVGQRMGGGKGAIDHYVTPVKAGRLIVELGGRCEFKEVQGFLDQVAHKLPFPAKAVSRETLEKMRKDQEERERNNQNPWTFERVVTANMLGIRKVLSPYDLTQKGRYWGKFYLPERV from the exons ATGTGGCGCCTGCTGGCTCGCGCCGGTGCGCCCCTGCTGCGAGTGCCTTTGTCAG GTTCTTGGGCAGCTCCGCCCGCCAGTGCCGCCCTGAAGACGCTGCTCCCAGTGCCGACTTTTGAGG ATGTTACCATTCCTGAAAAGCCCAAGCTGAGATTTGTTGAAAGGGTACCACTTGTGCCAAAAGTGAGAAGAGAACCGAAAAACCTGCGGGACATACGGGGGCCTTCGGCCGAAGCTACCGAGTTCACGGAGGGCAGCTTTGCGATCTTG GCACTGGGTGGCGGTTACCTCCACTGGGGCCACTTTGAAATGATGCGCCTGACGATCAACCGCTCCCTGGACCCCAAGAACATGTTCGCCTTGTGGCGAGTGCCCGCCCCTTTCAAGCCCATCACCCGCAAGGGCGTGGGGCAGCGCATGGGGGGAGGCAAAGGGGCCATCGATCACTACGTGACTCCTGTGAAGGCCGGCCGCCTCATCGTGGAGCTGGGTGGACGTTGTGAATTCAAAGAGGTACAAGGTTTCCTCGACCAGGTTGCCCACAAGTTGCCCTTCCCAGCGAAGGCCGTGAGCCGTGAGACTCTAGAGAAGATGCGGAAAGATCAGGAGGAACGGGAACGTAACAACCAAAACCCCTGGACCTTTGAGCGCGTAGTCACTGCCAACATGCTGGGAATTCGGAAGGTACTGAGCCCGTACGACCTGACCCAGAAGGGGCGCTACTGGGGCAAATTCTACCTGCCTGAACGAGTGTAG